In Methylocystis echinoides, one genomic interval encodes:
- the hisG gene encoding ATP phosphoribosyltransferase, giving the protein MTQKLIVATPSKGRLQENANAFFARAGLELTQGRGARDYRGAIAGLDGVEVAFLSASEITSRLARGEAHFGITGEDLVREEIADPDSKIELLAPLGFGHANVVVAAPQAWIDVRAMADLADIADGFRARHGRGLRVATKYVNTTRRFFAQHGVGDYRIVESSGATEGAPAAGSADLIVDITTTGATLAANALKVLEDGVILRSQANLVASLAAPWSETAREAARVILSRIAAEEAARTTREVRAALPLSDETLRAAEATFGARLRERQGETATFACPTKHAPALADWLIGKGAQSVTSARLDYVFNAGNALWGRLAGRIG; this is encoded by the coding sequence ATGACGCAAAAACTCATCGTCGCGACGCCCTCCAAGGGCCGCCTTCAGGAAAACGCCAACGCCTTCTTCGCCCGCGCGGGTCTGGAGCTGACTCAGGGGCGCGGCGCCCGCGACTATCGCGGCGCCATCGCCGGGCTGGACGGCGTCGAAGTCGCTTTTCTCTCGGCCTCCGAAATCACGAGCCGCCTGGCGCGCGGCGAGGCGCATTTCGGGATCACCGGCGAAGATCTCGTGCGCGAAGAAATCGCCGACCCGGACAGCAAAATCGAGTTGCTCGCGCCGCTCGGCTTCGGCCACGCCAATGTCGTCGTCGCCGCGCCGCAGGCCTGGATCGACGTTCGGGCCATGGCCGATCTCGCCGACATCGCCGACGGCTTTCGCGCCCGGCACGGGCGCGGGCTGCGCGTCGCCACGAAATATGTGAACACGACCCGCCGTTTCTTTGCGCAGCACGGCGTCGGCGACTATCGCATCGTCGAGAGCTCCGGGGCCACCGAAGGGGCGCCCGCGGCGGGCTCCGCCGATCTCATCGTCGACATTACGACGACCGGCGCGACCCTCGCCGCCAATGCGCTGAAGGTGCTGGAAGACGGCGTGATTTTGCGCTCCCAGGCCAATCTCGTCGCCTCGCTGGCCGCGCCCTGGAGCGAGACGGCGCGCGAAGCCGCGCGGGTGATCCTCTCCCGCATCGCGGCGGAAGAGGCGGCCCGCACGACTCGCGAGGTGCGCGCCGCCCTGCCCCTCTCCGACGAGACGCTGCGCGCGGCGGAAGCAACCTTCGGCGCGCGCCTGCGCGAGCGCCAAGGCGAGACGGCGACCTTCGCCTGCCCGACGAAACACGCGCCGGCGCTGGCCGACTGGCTGATCGGCAAGGGCGCGCAGAGCGTCACGAGCGCACGGCTGGATTACGTCTTCAACGCCGGCAATGCGCTGTGGGGACGGCTCGCAGGGCGGATCGGTTAA
- a CDS encoding ATP-binding protein: MRLKAEQETLAQMYWSSRYLFALLAVLAAAALRFRLDGVVHNQPFVTFIFAVLLVAAFAGSGPALVATILSSVAGVYFFMEPAGAFKALSSDNLVRLIAFSAIGLSISVLTEARTRAIRAAVDAQVQAAEARNRQLAEEKIRKREEFLRGVLDSLPHEIAVIDAGGAILAINSRWECFARGNDGSVEIGANYLDVSRAAAEKGDCFAREALDGIQRVSSGDIEEFSMEYPCHAPDRERWFLMHAARAHCAPAAVVISHTDITERVRAERSRSELMEKLRESDRRKDEFLATLAHELRNPLSPIRNAVHVLQRDAEEGKWKARDVAVLEIADRQSQHLNRLVDDLLEVSRITRGKIELKKQPIDIAEALRNALDMARPSIECGKHTLDIVMPPEPLMVDGDPVRLAQLFANLLNNAAKYTDPGGRITLSAEAKDGAAVIVVRDNGVGIPKEMLPHVFDLFTQVDRTLGRAQGGIGVGLALVRRIAELHGGAVEAQSDGLGTGSAFTIRLPLSVCEPSDKTAETKREAFDETSARRVLVIDDERDVADSLVTLLETFGATVRAAYSGAEGTTAAAEFRPDLIFLDLGMPQLDGYETARRIRALPEGRAATLVALTGWGPDQIRERAREAGFDAELTKPATLPALRRLLADASPARVTRAAAQNDV, from the coding sequence ATGCGTCTGAAAGCTGAGCAGGAGACGCTCGCGCAAATGTATTGGTCAAGTCGCTATCTTTTTGCGCTCCTCGCCGTCCTCGCCGCGGCGGCGCTCAGGTTCCGGCTTGACGGCGTCGTGCATAACCAGCCCTTCGTGACCTTCATCTTCGCGGTGCTGCTGGTCGCCGCCTTCGCCGGCTCGGGCCCGGCTCTCGTCGCAACGATTCTTTCGTCTGTCGCAGGCGTTTATTTCTTCATGGAGCCCGCGGGCGCCTTCAAGGCGTTATCGAGCGACAATCTCGTGCGGCTGATCGCCTTCTCGGCCATTGGGCTCAGCATCTCCGTTCTCACCGAAGCGCGAACTCGGGCGATCCGGGCGGCGGTCGATGCGCAAGTGCAGGCCGCCGAGGCGCGCAACCGTCAACTCGCTGAAGAGAAAATCCGAAAGCGCGAGGAATTCCTGCGCGGCGTGCTCGACTCGCTGCCGCATGAGATCGCGGTGATCGACGCCGGAGGCGCAATTCTTGCGATCAACAGCCGCTGGGAATGTTTCGCCCGCGGCAATGACGGCTCCGTGGAGATCGGCGCGAATTATCTCGACGTGAGCCGCGCCGCAGCCGAGAAAGGCGACTGTTTCGCGCGTGAGGCGCTGGACGGGATACAGCGCGTATCGAGCGGCGATATCGAGGAATTCTCGATGGAGTATCCATGCCACGCGCCGGATCGGGAACGATGGTTCCTGATGCATGCGGCGCGCGCGCATTGCGCGCCCGCGGCGGTCGTCATCAGCCACACGGACATCACCGAACGCGTGCGCGCGGAGAGAAGCCGCTCCGAGCTTATGGAAAAATTGCGCGAGTCCGACAGGCGCAAGGACGAGTTTCTGGCGACGCTCGCGCATGAGCTGCGCAATCCGTTGTCGCCCATTCGAAACGCCGTGCATGTCCTCCAAAGGGATGCGGAGGAAGGGAAGTGGAAGGCGCGCGATGTCGCCGTTCTGGAGATTGCCGACCGCCAGTCCCAGCATCTCAACCGCCTCGTCGACGACCTTCTGGAAGTGTCGCGCATCACCAGGGGCAAGATCGAGCTCAAGAAACAGCCCATCGACATCGCCGAGGCGCTGCGCAATGCGCTGGACATGGCGCGCCCGTCGATTGAATGCGGCAAACACACGCTCGACATCGTCATGCCGCCGGAACCGCTCATGGTCGACGGCGACCCGGTGCGACTGGCCCAGCTCTTCGCCAATCTTCTCAACAACGCGGCGAAATACACTGACCCGGGCGGGAGGATCACGCTGAGCGCCGAGGCGAAGGACGGCGCCGCGGTTATCGTCGTGCGCGACAATGGCGTCGGGATCCCAAAGGAGATGCTGCCGCATGTCTTCGATCTCTTCACGCAGGTCGACCGGACGCTCGGTCGCGCCCAGGGCGGCATCGGCGTCGGTCTTGCGCTCGTGCGTCGCATCGCGGAACTGCACGGCGGCGCCGTCGAAGCGCAAAGCGACGGCCTCGGCACGGGAAGCGCCTTCACGATCCGTCTGCCCCTGAGCGTCTGCGAGCCGTCGGACAAGACGGCGGAGACGAAGCGCGAAGCGTTCGACGAGACCAGTGCGCGCCGCGTTCTCGTAATCGACGACGAACGCGACGTCGCGGACAGTCTCGTGACGCTGCTCGAGACCTTCGGCGCCACGGTACGCGCCGCCTATAGCGGCGCTGAGGGAACCACGGCGGCCGCCGAGTTCCGGCCCGATCTCATCTTCCTCGACCTCGGCATGCCGCAACTCGACGGCTATGAAACCGCGCGTCGCATCCGCGCCCTGCCCGAAGGACGGGCGGCGACGCTCGTGGCGCTCACGGGATGGGGACCGGACCAGATTCGAGAGCGGGCGCGCGAGGCGGGTTTCGACGCCGAGCTCACCAAGCCCGCAACCCTGCCGGCCTTGCGGCGACTGCTGGCCGACGCCTCGCCGGCGCGCGTTACGCGGGCCGCGGCGCAGAACGACGTTTGA
- a CDS encoding WecB/TagA/CpsF family glycosyltransferase, which yields MKIIKTSGGLFDFIGGTKRRAPKWMQRRGLEWAFRLGLEPKRLAKRYLTTNPVAAFLLLTQTR from the coding sequence TTGAAGATCATCAAGACGTCGGGCGGGCTGTTCGACTTCATCGGAGGGACGAAGCGGCGCGCGCCGAAATGGATGCAGCGGCGCGGGCTCGAATGGGCGTTCCGGCTCGGGCTGGAGCCGAAGCGGCTCGCCAAGCGCTATTTGACGACAAACCCCGTCGCGGCGTTCCTGTTGTTGACGCAGACGCGTTGA
- a CDS encoding hemerythrin domain-containing protein: protein MAKQSEWDKENVSAKGERSNGDGGQKTDAIEMLKSDHRRVEQLFDKYEQARRRAEKAKLAQQICLELTIHAELEEEIFYPACREHVDDPLLDEAQVEHDTAKILIAEIAMGTPTADPMFDAKVSVLGEYVRHHVQEEEKSAESIFNKAQEGGVDTAALGRRMAARREELMDEFSQELLLPQPKALHVTLAQDEEVWAGPPSGGRGMRGARGGRGMEERSTWEREGEEGRGWAEREEGAYDERRSARGGGREGERGWHGEPERHAQAARRGREEREGGGGRSRGREEERGGARGEEDRGAMARGQERGQQRGEERGAARGGGQERGAEHRGWRGDPRGHSEASRRGWEHRR, encoded by the coding sequence ATGGCGAAGCAAAGCGAATGGGACAAAGAGAATGTGTCCGCCAAAGGCGAGCGGTCGAATGGCGACGGCGGGCAAAAGACCGACGCCATCGAAATGCTCAAGTCCGACCACCGCCGGGTCGAGCAGCTTTTCGACAAATATGAGCAGGCGCGCCGGCGCGCCGAGAAAGCCAAGCTCGCGCAGCAGATCTGCCTCGAGCTGACGATTCACGCAGAGCTCGAGGAAGAGATTTTCTACCCGGCTTGCCGCGAGCACGTCGACGACCCGCTCCTCGACGAGGCGCAGGTGGAGCACGATACGGCGAAGATTCTCATCGCGGAAATCGCCATGGGAACCCCAACGGCCGATCCCATGTTCGACGCGAAGGTGTCGGTGCTCGGCGAATATGTTCGCCACCACGTCCAGGAAGAGGAAAAGAGCGCCGAAAGCATCTTCAACAAGGCGCAGGAAGGCGGCGTCGACACGGCCGCCCTCGGGCGGCGCATGGCGGCGCGGCGCGAGGAGCTGATGGATGAATTCTCCCAGGAGCTTCTGCTGCCGCAACCCAAGGCGTTGCATGTGACGCTGGCCCAGGACGAGGAAGTCTGGGCCGGCCCGCCGAGCGGCGGACGCGGCATGCGCGGCGCTCGAGGGGGCCGCGGCATGGAGGAGCGGTCGACCTGGGAGAGAGAGGGCGAAGAGGGCCGCGGCTGGGCTGAGCGCGAGGAAGGCGCCTATGACGAGCGCCGGTCTGCGCGCGGCGGCGGCCGGGAAGGCGAACGCGGCTGGCATGGAGAGCCCGAGCGGCACGCGCAGGCGGCGCGGCGCGGCCGGGAAGAGCGCGAAGGCGGCGGCGGCCGTTCGCGCGGCCGCGAAGAGGAGCGGGGCGGCGCCCGCGGCGAAGAAGACCGGGGCGCCATGGCGCGCGGGCAGGAGCGCGGGCAACAGCGCGGTGAGGAACGCGGCGCGGCGCGAGGCGGCGGCCAGGAGCGCGGGGCCGAGCACCGAGGCTGGCGCGGCGACCCCAGGGGCCATTCGGAAGCCTCCCGCCGGGGGTGGGAGCACCGGCGCTGA
- a CDS encoding WecB/TagA/CpsF family glycosyltransferase — translation MILDDIETTLVGGAAVARLDLMQTARLMLDLAQAPARPEGPYYFTSVNGEVLARRVFDKEFARLIDNADSIAADGQPLVSASHLFSRNPLPERVATTDLYPVVALLAQQTGASFYLLGGSEEANRAAFEATRRAAPDLKILGRSHGFLEGRRLAEKVDEINALAPDMLWLAMGVPLEQHFVRDYAPRLKN, via the coding sequence GTGATCCTCGACGATATTGAGACGACTCTCGTGGGCGGCGCCGCCGTCGCCCGGCTCGATCTGATGCAGACGGCGCGGCTGATGCTCGATCTGGCGCAAGCCCCGGCGCGGCCGGAAGGGCCCTATTACTTCACCTCGGTGAATGGCGAAGTGCTGGCGCGCCGGGTCTTCGACAAAGAATTCGCCCGGTTGATCGACAACGCCGACTCGATTGCCGCCGACGGCCAGCCGCTGGTCTCGGCTTCGCATCTCTTTTCGCGAAATCCGTTGCCGGAGCGGGTCGCGACAACCGACCTCTATCCGGTCGTCGCGCTGCTCGCGCAACAGACGGGCGCGAGCTTCTATCTTCTCGGCGGGAGCGAAGAGGCGAACCGCGCGGCCTTCGAGGCGACGCGGCGCGCGGCGCCCGATCTGAAAATCCTCGGCCGTTCGCACGGCTTTCTGGAAGGGCGGCGCCTCGCGGAGAAGGTCGACGAGATCAATGCGCTCGCGCCCGACATGCTTTGGCTCGCAATGGGCGTTCCGCTCGAGCAGCATTTCGTGCGCGACTATGCGCCCCGCCTGAAGAATTGA
- a CDS encoding DNA polymerase III subunit gamma/tau: MDQEHDQPRSSVEDAGPSLFGEAAPAAAYRVLARKYRPVTFADLIGQEPMVRTLENAFDLGRIHQAYLLTGVRGVGKTTTARILARAFNYELPATDGRPAINQPTIHMDALGAHCQAIIDSRHVDVLEMDAASHTGIDDVREIIDNARYRPVMARTKVYIIDEVHMLSKAAFNGLLKTLEEPPEHVKFIFATTEIDKVPVTVRSRCQRFDLRRIDAGLLAAHLRKICEREQVAIDPDALAMIARAAEGSVRDALSLLDQAIAYGAAHSASGAISADDLRLMLGVADKSRVIDLFEATMAGDVATAIALLEDLYNGGADPAQALLEMAEFAHLATRLKLAPETAQSAALTPEEQRRGRDAALRLSVPALTRAWQILMKGVDELRGSQRPLQAADMVLVRLAYAADLPTPGEALKQLGFGAQGSAPAAAAPAGPPRGGPVATRAAPQPQAASAARPVLAQAPAAPAVTIASFDALVALAEEKRDIRLKIALESEVRLVRFEQGRIEFELAPGGARDLASLLTQRLQLWTNERWMVSVVAAGGAPTLKETREAEERRVRSGLEADPVVASVLAHFPGAQIVAVRSRDDAASQAPRLAEEATEVRYDEAPYDDLAPEED; encoded by the coding sequence ATGGACCAGGAGCACGACCAGCCGAGATCATCAGTCGAGGACGCCGGACCGTCGCTGTTCGGCGAGGCGGCGCCTGCGGCCGCCTATCGGGTTCTCGCGCGCAAATACCGGCCCGTGACCTTTGCGGACTTGATCGGCCAGGAGCCGATGGTGCGCACGCTCGAAAACGCCTTCGACCTCGGCCGCATCCATCAGGCCTATCTGCTGACCGGCGTGCGCGGCGTCGGCAAGACCACGACCGCCCGCATTCTCGCCCGCGCGTTCAATTACGAATTGCCGGCGACGGATGGCCGCCCGGCGATCAACCAGCCGACGATCCACATGGATGCGCTGGGGGCGCATTGCCAGGCGATCATCGATTCCCGCCACGTCGACGTCCTGGAAATGGACGCCGCCTCCCATACCGGCATCGACGACGTGCGCGAGATTATCGACAATGCGCGCTACCGGCCGGTCATGGCGCGCACCAAAGTTTATATCATCGACGAAGTGCACATGCTCTCCAAGGCCGCCTTCAACGGCCTGCTGAAGACGCTCGAGGAGCCGCCCGAGCATGTGAAATTCATCTTCGCGACGACGGAAATCGACAAGGTGCCGGTGACGGTGCGCTCGCGCTGCCAGCGTTTCGACCTGCGCCGCATCGACGCCGGCCTGCTCGCGGCGCATTTGCGCAAAATCTGCGAGAGGGAACAGGTCGCGATCGATCCCGACGCGCTCGCCATGATCGCGCGCGCTGCAGAAGGCTCGGTGCGCGATGCGCTGTCGCTCCTCGATCAGGCCATCGCCTATGGCGCGGCGCATAGCGCGAGCGGCGCGATCTCCGCCGACGATCTGCGGCTGATGCTCGGCGTCGCGGACAAGTCGCGCGTCATCGATCTCTTCGAGGCCACGATGGCGGGCGACGTGGCGACGGCGATCGCGCTGCTGGAAGATTTGTACAACGGCGGCGCCGATCCGGCGCAGGCGTTGCTCGAAATGGCGGAGTTCGCCCATCTTGCGACGCGGCTCAAGCTCGCGCCTGAAACCGCGCAATCCGCGGCGCTGACGCCCGAGGAGCAGCGGCGCGGGCGCGACGCCGCCCTGCGCCTGTCGGTCCCGGCCCTGACCCGCGCCTGGCAAATCTTGATGAAGGGCGTCGACGAATTGCGCGGCTCGCAGCGTCCGCTGCAGGCCGCCGATATGGTCCTGGTGCGGCTTGCCTATGCCGCCGATCTGCCGACGCCGGGCGAAGCCTTGAAGCAATTGGGCTTCGGCGCCCAAGGCTCGGCGCCGGCGGCCGCCGCCCCGGCGGGCCCGCCGCGCGGCGGGCCTGTGGCCACCCGCGCCGCGCCGCAGCCGCAGGCGGCAAGCGCCGCGAGGCCGGTTCTGGCGCAGGCCCCGGCAGCGCCGGCGGTCACGATCGCGAGCTTCGACGCCCTCGTCGCCCTGGCCGAGGAGAAGCGCGACATTCGCTTGAAAATCGCGCTCGAATCGGAGGTGCGGCTGGTGCGTTTCGAGCAGGGGCGCATCGAGTTCGAGCTTGCCCCAGGGGGCGCGCGCGATCTCGCCTCGCTGCTGACGCAGAGATTGCAGCTTTGGACCAATGAACGCTGGATGGTGTCGGTCGTCGCCGCGGGCGGCGCGCCGACGCTGAAGGAGACGCGCGAGGCGGAAGAGCGGCGCGTCCGCTCGGGGCTCGAGGCCGACCCGGTGGTGGCGAGCGTGCTCGCACATTTCCCGGGGGCGCAGATCGTGGCGGTGCGCAGCCGCGACGACGCCGCCAGCCAGGCTCCCCGCCTCGCCGAGGAGGCGACCGAAGTGCGCTATGACGAGGCGCCCTATGACGACCTGGCGCCCGAGGAGGATTGA
- a CDS encoding DsbA family protein, whose product MFLPLFAITRRRLIAVAAGGALALALTPAMAEKAGSGSVSTTELMAPNALPDIVEGDANAPVTIVEYASMTCSHCAAFHRDVYPTLKKNYIDTGKVKFILREFPLDPLATAAFMLAREMGEKRDAMVDLLFAQQKNWAFVDQPLDGLANVLKQAGLGQEKFEAVLKDQDLYKKITDVRARAAEKFGVNSTPTFFVNGEKYTGELSVADLDKIVAAKAPAK is encoded by the coding sequence ATGTTCTTACCGCTTTTCGCGATCACCCGCCGCCGCCTGATCGCCGTCGCCGCTGGCGGCGCGCTCGCTCTCGCCCTCACGCCCGCCATGGCCGAGAAGGCGGGCTCCGGCTCGGTGTCGACGACGGAGCTGATGGCGCCCAACGCCCTGCCCGACATTGTCGAAGGCGACGCCAATGCGCCCGTCACCATCGTCGAATACGCCTCGATGACCTGCAGCCATTGCGCCGCCTTCCATCGCGACGTCTATCCGACGCTGAAAAAGAACTACATCGACACCGGCAAGGTGAAATTCATCCTGCGCGAATTCCCCCTCGATCCGCTCGCGACCGCCGCCTTCATGCTGGCGCGCGAAATGGGCGAAAAGCGTGACGCAATGGTCGACCTTCTCTTCGCCCAGCAGAAGAATTGGGCCTTTGTCGACCAGCCGCTCGACGGGCTCGCCAATGTCCTCAAGCAGGCGGGCCTTGGTCAGGAGAAATTCGAGGCGGTGCTCAAGGATCAGGACCTCTATAAAAAGATCACCGACGTGCGCGCCCGCGCCGCGGAGAAATTCGGGGTGAACTCGACGCCGACCTTCTTCGTCAACGGCGAGAAATATACGGGCGAACTCAGCGTCGCCGATCTCGACAAGATCGTCGCCGCCAAGGCGCCGGCGAAGTAG
- the recR gene encoding recombination mediator RecR, which translates to MAERVAGPEIERLVQLLARLPGLGPRSARRAVLHLMRKREELLAPLADAMRVAQERIVACSVCGNLDTSDPCTICRDARRDGSILVVVETVADLWALERAGLLNARYHVLGGVLSPLDGVGPEDLSIAALIERVRGGEVSEIVLAVNATVDGQTTAHYVADLLAPFGVKVTRLAHGVPVGGELDYLDEGTLAAALARRTAF; encoded by the coding sequence ATGGCCGAACGCGTCGCGGGTCCTGAAATTGAACGTCTGGTGCAGCTCCTGGCGCGGCTGCCCGGACTCGGGCCGCGTTCGGCGCGCCGGGCCGTGCTGCATCTCATGCGCAAGCGCGAGGAGCTGCTCGCGCCGCTCGCCGACGCCATGCGCGTCGCGCAGGAGCGCATCGTCGCCTGCTCGGTTTGCGGCAATCTCGACACCAGCGATCCCTGCACCATTTGCCGCGACGCAAGGCGGGACGGCTCTATCCTCGTCGTCGTGGAGACGGTCGCGGATTTATGGGCGCTGGAGCGCGCCGGGCTGCTCAATGCGCGCTATCACGTGCTCGGCGGCGTCTTGTCGCCGCTCGACGGCGTCGGGCCGGAGGATCTGTCGATCGCGGCGCTGATCGAGCGCGTGCGCGGCGGCGAGGTTTCCGAGATCGTCCTCGCCGTCAACGCGACCGTCGACGGACAGACGACGGCGCATTATGTCGCCGACCTGCTGGCCCCCTTCGGCGTGAAGGTGACCCGTCTCGCGCATGGCGTTCCGGTCGGCGGCGAACTCGATTATCTCGACGAGGGGACGCTGGCCGCGGCGCTGGCGCGGCGCACGGCCTTCTGA
- a CDS encoding YbaB/EbfC family nucleoid-associated protein encodes MMDFMGLMKQAQQFQAKMAEAQLELENTEVEGEAGGGLVKVRLTAKGALKAISIDPSLVKPEEKEILEDLIVTAHMQARTKADEVMAEKMKAMTGGLQLPAGFKLPF; translated from the coding sequence ATGATGGACTTTATGGGCCTGATGAAACAGGCGCAGCAATTCCAGGCCAAGATGGCCGAAGCGCAGCTCGAACTCGAAAACACCGAGGTCGAGGGCGAGGCCGGCGGCGGCCTCGTGAAAGTCAGGCTCACCGCGAAAGGCGCGTTGAAGGCGATTTCGATCGACCCGAGCCTGGTGAAGCCCGAGGAGAAGGAAATTCTCGAGGACCTTATCGTCACCGCCCATATGCAGGCCCGCACCAAGGCCGACGAGGTCATGGCGGAGAAGATGAAGGCGATGACCGGCGGGCTTCAGCTGCCGGCCGGCTTCAAGCTGCCCTTCTGA
- a CDS encoding ATP phosphoribosyltransferase regulatory subunit, translating into MTAAEKAPERQGADRLAAVLAHFERAGFTRHEPKLLQPAGVFLDRSGEDFRGHLYLTTDASGAELCLRPEYTIPVCLDYLAAPQAGRAAAFAYGGSIFRAPMHGAAGEGEFLQAGIESFGREDREAADAEILGAALDAARAAGAGDLAVRIGDAGLVGAFLDGLDLPPVWRRRVEKGHARGQSLSQIFTPPQRNGAEKAGVLAALTKADPADARRLVEDLLSIAGITAVGGRSAAEIAERFLDQATLAEGAGISPEKRALAEAFFVVEGAPDIASAALRRLAEDAKLDLAAALDRFDTRASFIAARGLDLDAMVFSASFARQLDYYSGFVFEARQAASSEPVIGGGRYDRLLKTLGATADIPAVGAAVWIDRLARAAEARGAA; encoded by the coding sequence GTGACCGCCGCAGAGAAAGCCCCGGAGAGACAAGGCGCCGACAGACTTGCGGCCGTCCTCGCGCATTTCGAGCGCGCCGGATTCACCCGCCATGAGCCGAAACTCCTGCAGCCGGCGGGCGTCTTTCTCGACCGCTCGGGCGAGGATTTTCGCGGCCATCTCTATCTGACCACCGACGCCTCCGGCGCTGAACTGTGCCTGCGGCCGGAATACACGATTCCGGTCTGCCTCGACTATCTCGCCGCGCCGCAGGCCGGGCGGGCCGCCGCCTTCGCCTATGGCGGATCGATCTTTCGCGCGCCCATGCACGGCGCGGCGGGAGAAGGCGAATTTCTTCAGGCGGGCATCGAGAGTTTCGGCCGCGAAGACCGGGAGGCGGCCGACGCGGAAATTCTCGGCGCCGCCCTCGACGCCGCCCGCGCCGCCGGCGCCGGCGACCTCGCCGTGCGCATCGGCGACGCCGGATTGGTCGGCGCCTTTCTCGATGGGCTCGATCTGCCGCCGGTGTGGCGCCGTCGCGTCGAGAAGGGCCATGCGCGCGGCCAGTCGCTGTCGCAGATTTTCACGCCGCCGCAGCGCAACGGCGCCGAAAAGGCCGGCGTGCTCGCCGCCTTGACCAAGGCCGATCCGGCCGACGCGCGGCGGCTCGTCGAAGACCTTCTCTCCATCGCCGGCATTACGGCGGTCGGCGGCCGCAGCGCGGCGGAGATCGCCGAGCGCTTTCTCGACCAGGCGACGCTCGCGGAGGGGGCCGGAATCTCGCCGGAAAAACGCGCGCTCGCCGAAGCCTTTTTCGTCGTCGAGGGCGCGCCCGACATTGCCTCGGCGGCCTTGCGCCGCCTCGCCGAGGATGCGAAGCTCGATCTCGCCGCAGCGCTCGACCGCTTCGACACGCGCGCGAGCTTCATCGCCGCGCGCGGCCTCGATCTCGACGCCATGGTTTTCTCGGCGAGCTTCGCCCGGCAACTCGACTATTATTCGGGCTTCGTTTTCGAGGCGCGGCAGGCGGCGTCGAGCGAGCCCGTCATCGGCGGCGGCCGTTACGACCGGCTTCTCAAGACCTTGGGCGCGACGGCGGACATTCCGGCCGTGGGCGCCGCCGTCTGGATCGACCGGCTGGCGCGCGCCGCCGAAGCGCGGGGCGCGGCATGA
- a CDS encoding GNAT family protein → MALFGVIGRRDMPIRGEGVYLRPSEMRDYVEWSTLREKSRAFLTPWEPIWPADDLTRASFRYRVRRHAEEMARDEAYSFFVFREEDDALMGGLSFGHVRRGVSQAATLGYWMGEPYAGKGYMTRAVRAACAYVFERQGLHRIEAACLPNNEPSKRLLERVGFRQEGYARAYLNINGQWRDHLLFALLESDPIPPGKPR, encoded by the coding sequence ATGGCTCTCTTTGGCGTCATTGGCCGTCGCGACATGCCGATCCGGGGCGAGGGGGTGTATCTGCGCCCCTCGGAGATGCGCGACTATGTCGAATGGTCGACGCTGCGCGAGAAAAGCCGGGCGTTTCTCACGCCCTGGGAGCCCATCTGGCCCGCGGACGACCTCACCCGCGCCAGTTTCAGATATCGTGTGCGCCGCCACGCCGAGGAAATGGCCCGCGACGAGGCCTATTCCTTCTTCGTCTTTCGGGAGGAGGACGACGCGCTCATGGGCGGCCTCTCCTTCGGCCACGTCCGCCGCGGCGTCTCGCAGGCGGCGACGCTCGGCTATTGGATGGGCGAGCCCTACGCCGGCAAGGGCTATATGACCCGCGCAGTGCGGGCGGCCTGCGCCTATGTTTTCGAGCGCCAGGGGCTGCACCGGATCGAGGCCGCCTGCCTCCCCAATAACGAGCCCTCCAAGCGTCTTCTGGAGCGGGTCGGCTTTCGGCAGGAGGGTTATGCGCGGGCCTATCTGAATATCAACGGGCAATGGCGCGACCATCTGCTGTTCGCGCTTCTGGAGTCGGACCCCATCCCACCGGGAAAACCTCGCTAA